Proteins from a genomic interval of Oncorhynchus clarkii lewisi isolate Uvic-CL-2024 chromosome 15, UVic_Ocla_1.0, whole genome shotgun sequence:
- the LOC139366770 gene encoding transmembrane protein 236-like — translation MASGRTLKFALCEVLQFAGLCVPLFIVMQRFALIVARVKSVAQPPGDASTAYWLTVASSIAYVTSAALLVWVPMKYMVFTNKKFLVGRKKWRPVALVYMILSTLPCFAFLIASSEVQINNSIRQDTFAELPVSLVLFSLICIDIVERIRHSRLTGHANELARDAEIPSTLLTNVTPVTPVNPENPAAPVMPGVPRNPTQPGQPGSPNGQDQNGAGSQTEANWTLQGMPGNQIQGRQFSMSGLSSRSACSARSASMSADHGVSPYAYTGALRFLCASDARAEVFVDSFLFWMDTVEMVRVAGHPAVYYSGWVFPIYIFSYLSCLRLVVMPHSPLLSLLGVALQDLPFLFVRIGLIAFFGFVTPLLYLMKNLLVCLAFIYFNFMTKLRVFNTERMF, via the exons ATGGCCTCGGGGAGGACGCTGAAGTTCGCCCTGTGCGAGGTGCTGCAGTTCGCAGGCCTGTGCGTGCCGCTCTTCATCGTCATGCAGAGGTTCGCCCTCATTGTAGCGCGGGTCAAGAGCGTGGCGCAGCCACCCGGCGACGCAAGCACCGCCTACTGGCTCACCGTGGCCTCCTCCATCGCCTATGTCACCTCTGCTGCCCTGCTTGTCTGGGTGCCCATGAAGTACATGGTGTTCACGAATAAGAAGTTTCTTGTCGGGAGGAAGAAGtg gaggccAGTGGCCCTGGTCTATATGATCCTTTCCACATTGCCCTGCTTTGCCTTTCTCATCGCCAGCTCAGAG GTGCAGATCAATAACAGTATAAGACAGGATACGTTTGCAGAGCTCCCCGTGTCGTTGGTGCTCTTCTCTCTCATCTGCATCGATATTGTGGAGAGGATCCGCCACAGTCGACTCACTGGACACG CTAACGAATTGGCCCGAGATGCTGAGATCCCTTCCACTCTCCTCACGAACGTAACCCCAGTGACACCGGTAAACCCAGAAAACCCTGCGGCACCCGTAATGCCAGGTGTGCCCAGGAACCCTACACAACCAGGGCAACCTGGTAGTCCAAATGGGCAGGACCAGAACGGGGCGGGGTCTCAAACAGAGGCCAATTGGACACTCCAGGGGATGCCAGGTAACCAGATACAAGGCCGACAGTTCAGCATGTCAGGCCTGAGCTCGCGCTCGGCATGCTCTGCACGCTCGGCCAGCATGTCCGCAGACCACGGCGTCTCACCATATGCCTACACAGGCGCGTTGCGCTTCTTGTGTGCCAGCGATGCCCGAGCCGAAGTGTTTGTGGACAGCTTTCTGTTCTGGATGGACACGGTGGAGATGGTGAGGGTGGCAGGGCACCCGGCGGTCTACTACTCGGGCTGGGTGTTCCCTATCTACATCTTCAGCTACCTGTCGTGCCTGCGGCTGGTAGTCATGCCCCACAGTCCCCTTCTGTCGTTGCTAGGCGTGGCCCTGCAGGATCTGCCTTTCCTGTTTGTGCGTATCGGCCTCATTGCCTTCTTCGGCTTTGTAACGCCACTCCTCTACCTGATGAAGAACTTGCTTGTTTGTCTGGCCTTCATCTACTTCAACTTCATGACCAAGCTGAGGGTCTTCAACACCGAGAGGATGTTCTGA